Within Diprion similis isolate iyDipSimi1 chromosome 11, iyDipSimi1.1, whole genome shotgun sequence, the genomic segment GCATTTAGCATCAAACTCATGTGTCTGAATTATCTCTGATAAGTCTGTTAAttgtctggaaaaaaaaatttcaccgctcACAATGAACGGCTTTAGCACCGGGGAAGAAGACTCGAGGGGTGCAGCGGATCAAATTTGTTGCCTGGTGGACGAGGGAGAGAGATGTACTCGCCCTACCAGCAACGCCTCGTACAGTaagagaattcagaaaaccgTCACTCAGAAACGTCTCAAGCTCAATCTCGACCACATGGTACGTGCTCAAACATTTGTACAGAAGTTATAGTCGCTGTTCTCGAAAGATTTTTGATTCGTGTAAAGTATCGATCTGCTAAAGCTGAAATATTGTTCTCAGCGGCAATTTCACGttgcttcttattttttttaggcCCGTCACATATACATCTGCGAGTATCATAAGCAAGTAATCCTCTGCGCCAGGTCcaagcagcagcaacagcagcaacgcAGGCGGAAGGAGTCTGAAGAGGATTCGGGTGAAACTGATAACGATCTGCCAGAAGCTGACCTTTTTCAGCTTCAAGTCGGAACTTTGCGCCGTTACAAACGTCACTACAAAATCTCAACACGACCTGGACTGAACAAAGCTCAACTAGCAgatgtaaattgaattttcataatttatcatGTTGAAGAATCATATAATCGGTTATAAAGGAATGTGGAGAAAGACGATGAATTTCAACTGATGCTTATTTTGCTTTGGAACGTTACAGACGCTCATGAAACATTTCAAGACAATTCCTGTCGTGGAAAAGGAAGCCCTCACATTCTTCATATTCACCGTTAAGACTAATGCTAACAAGTTAGATCAGAAGAATGGATTGACCAGTGAACCTACGTAACATGGAGTTGACTCTGTGTCGTCTACACTTACATTTGAAATCGTATGGCAAGGTATATCGAATGGATCGCTTTCGACGTAAAACTAAGATAGATTGATAGCCCTAGAaacataatgaaaatatttaaatctaaatgtgatatttattttccctCAATTCTTATGATTgagattattatattatatatgaatgtatttttaatttattcctaagaatataaatatccacttttcaaactgagtaaaaaaattcgtgatacaaaataataatttatccacTTCAATTCTATGCAATCGaacagatttcaaaattaatttttttgtaaatacgcGAATTCAACGTATCCATGTTTGGAGGTTTAAAAAAACGATTTACTTTGAAATCGATCTATACAATAAGAATGTACATTATATCATGGTTCTGCCTCGTTTTCCAAACTTCAATTCGTTTTACTTGAGTAATTCAGTGTAAATTCTTacgggaaaaaatcaaataacgtGAAGTGCAATAATATCGACGAATTGAGGGAAAATGTTTGGTGATATTGAATTTAGATACGAATATGAAAGAACTTTATAGGGGAGAGGCCGGCAAATTGAGCCCCTGTACGTTCAAatgggatttgaaaaaatgtcgataacgcttgaaacgtatttttaggtcaagacaaaaaaatgaagttgtcgaaattcgCCTGTTATTCCTCCCTCAAGGGACCCATTTTTCCAGCCACTCCCCTACAAAATATTTGCAGATAAGATTTATGGTGTACCATATTCAACGCAGatacatttttacaaaaacttaTTGCTTTTTCACTTCCTTTTGCAAAAAGTTTTCCATTTCCGTGTATGTCTTCACACAATCTGAGTTTGCtgattgtgaaataaaaaatagaataaaaattgtgtacAGAGCAAACAGTTCATATCACAGATTCTTCgtaattttaattcatgtaTCATCACAAGCTTTGAACTCTGTCAAATGTATCAATGCATGTTCTGAAACGGGGAATAAGAGAAATTGTCACGTGAAGATGAATGCAAAAAATGTTCgggataatatttttctattaaacTACATGATATCATTTTTGCTGACGGTTCCCGTATCTTCCTCTTCGCTGTCGTCACCCAAATCTGTGAAAGTATtacttgtgaaatatttttgcatgATTAGGTAATAAGCAGTTCCGTATGCAGTgtacagttttcaaatttgaactagtttaagaaaaaatgcAGTCACTAAacgtaataatttaaaattctcGATATGAAATGCTTACAAGTATATTCCAAACtagatcagatttttttttttttttttttttaaatttgaaaaataacagcAAAGGTTACCTATAGCGTCCAACACTTTTTTCTCTGGTTTCGTTTCCTGCAAGACTTCAATATCTTCGATTTCATCATCAGAGGATTCCTCGGATGCCTGCCAAGTATTAGGGCCTCCTTCTCCGACTGATTTACTctgttacaaaaataataacacaACTTTCAAGTCACGAAAATTATAGAGTGCGAAATAAAACATGAAACTTggtaaaaattgaagtttAGAATGTTAAGCTCAATATATCAGGTCGAATCGTTCGAGTAAGTAAAAATGAAGTATGCCAATTTTGTCATTAACAACGAATACAAGAAAATGTGCACCATATTGGTAATGAGCTCAGCAGATCCATGCCCAAGTGTATTGATATTGTCATCCTCATCTTGGAAGTCACTGGTCTCCATAtctgaaatcgaaattttacaaaatccaAATTATAGTATAAATAACAGCAAATGCGATATTAAAAGTTTTCAGAGAGTGGGAATTTTCGATATCTACTCGAACCGCTGATCCGTTACGAAGTTTGATTACCAAGCTATAGTAAACATCAGTAATGTGACCTAGGCCACAAATCTCACCACTTTTGGGGCTACTTTTCCCAGAAATCCAGTGTGCAAGTTTAATACTGAGCTTGGGTGTTGTCATTGCCGTCAATTTTCCGAATGTAATGCACTCCTTCAATCGGCATACATCGCTATCTTCTTTGTTgtacctgaaattgaaaaaatatcacaattgTTGACCGACGTAAGTTTTTACCAAGATTTACATTCCAGTTGCAGAAACACTTTTAAACTCTTGAAATCAAGCCAACCTACTTTGCTTGGACATCTTGCTGTGCTGCATTTCTAATCTGCATAACTAATTTGTTAGCATAATTAGCTGCATGGGGTGAAATGCTCGGTACCACATCAGCCGTAACAGATGTCTTGCCCAAATAGCAGAGCTGCAAACTGCAAAGCTCTCTGTAAGAGTTTAATCCTAGTGTCAATTGCGACGCACCTACTCTCTCTTCCATATAAGTAGGATCCATAACAATTTGACCACTGAAAAAGATTAAAATACTTTTAGCTTGAAGTGAACTGAGAAATGACCATTTGATCATAAATCAACAAATTCTCTCTTTACCTTTCAAAGACAATAAACGAAACGCATACTGGATAGTGATGTAACGTCAGCGGAAGCGGATCTTTCTCGGCAAACGAGTGGATAGTTATTGAATCACCAGTGGTAGTGACATCCGGTCTGTGAAAATGTGTCAGGGCAGCTAGGATAGCAATTGAAGCGCAATCAACAAGGTTGCCATCGTGATTGAGAATGTTGACGTCTACCCGCAGGTTCCATACCTATGTAAATCATTACTAACTTTCCAGcatttttacattatattgATAAAGAACTTACTGCAAATCAATTGatgcaaaaatattcttttcgaGTTAATTAAGCTCCATTAAAATCACCTTCTCATCTGCCACGATACAAAGAGACTCCAAGTCGATGCATCTAGAGTCTTTGAAGCATTTTTCCAACTGCCTGTTAActtgcattgcaatttcagatTGTCTGCCGGCTTCAAAGTGTGGGGCAGCTATAGGATTAAACTCCACATTGATATGTAGCATGCCTTCATTTGGACGAGATGCCTTGGGCTGCTGAATGTCGCAGGAAACTTGGGCAATCgctctgaaaaattaatgaaatgtgAATGGAATACGAATTTTTAGGCAGTGGCATAGTATGTAACGCCTTACTTGGTTTCGCCCAGAGCTACATGACAACAGCCCCAGTTGGCTCCAAAATGGATTTCCACAGGACGAGCTTCCAGTAGTTGTCGTCCATCCAAACGCTGAATAAGATAATTAGAAAAACCTATTAATGATGGGTTAGAAACTGGTTATCATAGCAATAAATTTGTTCCAACCGTGGCGGATATACCGACAGAATCGCTTTGATAAGGGTTTGAAATACGTAGACTTTGCAAACTCAAGACCAACtataagtggaaaaaaaacgtgatCTAACAAGAGGTTATGAATACTGTAATTCTGACTTACCGTATCTTCGGCAATTGctctatttataaaatttcgttcACAATTTGATAACGGTGTTTCCCtcattgtttataaatttcgtATGAACGCtttcatataatttatttcaattactttATAAATACATGACAACAATTTGTATCTGATCACCGActtgttcgaaattcgaaattcaaacgaaaaaaaactgcgaacCTTACGAAATGTACTCCGCGGGTAAAGGTTTAGTGAGGAGAATTGGAGGCCGGAGGAAATTGCAGTATTCTGCTATGCCGACGCGATTTTCCATTGCAATTCCATAAGACGGGCCGGTAAGTACAGAGCGATAAAATTGTTCCCCAAATATTAGCCCACGGCCGAACGATTTACGTTTATAGGTACATTTTCAGTCACGCTTTCGTgatcagatgaaaaaaattgtacgtgaCTAATCTGGAATCAGTCTGCGATATTTGTTGCCAACGCTTGAGcaaaagttgaatttatatGCGCATGGTTCGTGTATCTCGGGTTGCATCGTCAAGGCGATTCTCAATTAAACTCAActaaattaaaagtaaaatgtcaactttttcacaaaataaCAACACATGAAGCTCcagagaaagaattttttactcagTAACGAGAAACACTCGGATGCTTGATGTCGAACGGCATTAGATCTGAAAGGCAGACGTGGTGAACTTGACATTGCCCGACGTTGATTGACATCGAGAATCCATTCGTAATATACCAATTGCAAAATGATAGAACGTAGAATAGCTCACAGAATCGAGGTGTTCCATTGACCGTAACTGCCTtcggaaaagtaaaaaataatgcccCGGGTGAGGATCGAACTCACGACCTTAAGATTATGAGACTTACGCGCTGCCTACTGCGCTACCGAGGCTTCGTTATTACGCAATGGGCGAAACAAACTTTCTCACCGgcagttgaaatttgaattatgaTGAATTTTACTTTCTACAATTGTTTCACAATTATTTTCCCTCTTCGAGATTATACCGATATCGTTTCATGCGCCGTATCAATTGATTGGTTTGTCGAAtgcttttttgtttctcacaAGCGTATGGAACACTTCGCGTCGGGTGATGTCTATAaccttttaaaattgtttaGATACttggcaattaattttcacttgtATAATACAAATGAGGTGTTtcctgaaaattattctatcTCGAATATATAGCTCGATACATTAATCGCATCACGATGACCGAGCATGTAATTGAAAAACCAGGCGCAGCCTCCCAAAAACCATTTAAGGCTTCGAGAAGTTTGAAGCCCGGAGAGTCAGAGGGTAGATCAGTAGCACAAGGCGAAGAGGACGAATATGATCCTTTCGTACATCGATCTCAGGAGAATTTAAATTCGTGAGTACGTTGTACTTTCTGTAGGCCGTAATTTGCATACGCTATAGACCAAAcgtttgtttgaatttttacacGCTTCGAAAGCAAATCGTGTAAGTCTCTGTgagaataatttcagtaccacgaaagataattattattgtgaaattgatgaatcaaaaagtaaaaaaattgccgtCATAGTTATCCCCCAAAACGATAATCTcgatctaattgtaagtaaagATTTCATTACAGAGACGCAGCCGTTTTCATGCATCTGTTCAAATCTACGATCGGCAGTGGTCTTCTGTTTTTGCCACGAGCCTTCAAAGAAACTGGCACTATTTCAGGAGTGGCTTGTTCTATCCTAACAGGCTTCGTCACAATGTACACAGCAATAACTACCGTAAGTGAATGATTCCCaagaatatagaaaaaatgaatcaagtaCGATGGAAAAATGGTGGCGTCATCAACAGCTCTTGGAATCGAGCCTCACACTGGGAtcaataaatagaaataaattactAGAAATAGATAGCCTCAGTTCCGGGGAGTGCAAAACGAACTTATTACGCAGAATAATTATACTCATAAACAATTACACTCGTCAGGTACGATGTGCTCAAATTCTTTGCAAACGTGTGCGAGTACCTTCATTGGACTTGGGAGAAGTGGCCAGCTCATCGTTTGAATACGGACCAGAATTTTTGAGGAAGTACAGCAGCACGTTCCAAGCCGTAACAAATGTCATGGCTTGTTTCGCTGAATACCAGACCGTCATAATATACATTCTGTACGTTGCAACCTCGTTTCAGCAGGTGAGCACAAAAATCTTAAGTCAATGCAAACATACAGATAAGACAACGTCACGTCGAAGATCATTGATGTACATGTGTGATCATTCAATGTGTGATCATTGATTGTCGAATAGGTCAACAGGTACTATCAGTAACAACACGATTTTAACCTTCCCAGGTAATCGAATACTTCTCGGCAGTAGCCTGGGACGTCAGAATATACATATTGTTGTCGGCGCCGTTCTATTGCTTGATATCCCTGGTCCCAAACTTGCAATATCTGACCCCGATGTCGGTGGTCGGTAGCGTGTTTTTGATAGGAGGCTTCTTGGTCACTCTGTACTACTTCTTCGAAGGCATGAAGAGTCCCTCGCGTCTGACTATGTACACAAATTTCTTCGCCATGCCTGTTTACTGCACCATATTCCTATTCGCGATTCACAACATGTGCATTCTTATGCCTTTGGAGAATTCCATGAAAACGCCTGACCACCTGCCGATCATACTTGTGATATCCATGACCTTTAGCTCAACTCTTTACCTGCTATTCGGATTACTTGGATACAACAAATACGTCAATCCCTGCGACACCGTCATTAAAAATTTGCCTCTGGATGATCCGTGAGTTATAAGGTCATCAATTATTTACCACGAGTTTTGGGTATACGACAGCCTGACATGATCTTCGATTATT encodes:
- the LOC124412223 gene encoding histone deacetylase complex subunit SAP30 homolog produces the protein MNGFSTGEEDSRGAADQICCLVDEGERCTRPTSNASYSKRIQKTVTQKRLKLNLDHMARHIYICEYHKQVILCARSKQQQQQQRRRKESEEDSGETDNDLPEADLFQLQVGTLRRYKRHYKISTRPGLNKAQLADTLMKHFKTIPVVEKEALTFFIFTVKTNANKLDQKNGLTSEPT
- the LOC124412222 gene encoding exosome complex component RRP45 isoform X1, which codes for MRETPLSNCERNFINRAIAEDTRLDGRQLLEARPVEIHFGANWGCCHVALGETKAIAQVSCDIQQPKASRPNEGMLHINVEFNPIAAPHFEAGRQSEIAMQVNRQLEKCFKDSRCIDLESLCIVADEKVWNLRVDVNILNHDGNLVDCASIAILAALTHFHRPDVTTTGDSITIHSFAEKDPLPLTLHHYPVCVSFIVFESGQIVMDPTYMEERVGASQLTLGLNSYRELCSLQLCYLGKTSVTADVVPSISPHAANYANKLVMQIRNAAQQDVQAKYNKEDSDVCRLKECITFGKLTAMTTPKLSIKLAHWISGKSSPKSDMETSDFQDEDDNINTLGHGSAELITNMSKSVGEGGPNTWQASEESSDDEIEDIEVLQETKPEKKVLDAIDLGDDSEEEDTGTVSKNDIM
- the LOC124412222 gene encoding exosome complex component RRP45 isoform X2, with the translated sequence MRETPLSNCERNFINRAIAEDTRLDGRQLLEARPVEIHFGANWGCCHVALGETKAIAQVSCDIQQPKASRPNEGMLHINVEFNPIAAPHFEAGRQSEIAMQVNRQLEKCFKDSRCIDLESLCIVADEKVWNLRVDVNILNHDGNLVDCASIAILAALTHFHRPDVTTTGDSITIHSFAEKDPLPLTLHHYPVCVSFIVFESGQIVMDPTYMEERVGASQLTLGLNSYRELCSLQLCYLGKTSVTADVVPSISPHAANYANKLVMQIRNAAQQDVQAKYNKEDSDVCRLKECITFGKLTAMTTPKLSIKLAHWISGKSSPKSDMETSDFQDEDDNINTLGHGSAELITNMSKSVGEGGPNTWQASEESSDDEIEDIEVLQETKPEKKVLDAIGNLCCYFSNLKKKKKKNLI